The proteins below come from a single Streptococcus hyointestinalis genomic window:
- the asp2 gene encoding accessory Sec system protein Asp2 has product MSKDLKILQVGESDWSEIAGVELPEALDWLFCKPDEIEELLTKERQEKLATMLKKGNIEEDSEIALEEIPVSFSGVMLTSPVAEDSLAPLMDTVEAYAVFHDEKTILEKAQKRGFFRRKVIRELRVDGNYQQLFDYLAMNLFRGQYGAKLKIGEIDVVPDVQDKVTYFGNKEAVFEGEFGEEFTPLFSFRYGFPSFAMGIEIWQEYTKSEGVDVYWLIEGLQAGSLGDIKRRFIISEKQFRAPYIISPMEGVGAYNVTVYAKGAGKLSIGALHWRYSRMGLGRFVLGGKRIADSKRQELFYYFNPGDMKPPLNVYFSGFRGAEGFEGFFMMKRLGAPFLLVADPRLEGGCFYMGTKKLEEQLVAAIKGTLDDLGFAESDLVLSGLSMGAYGAVYYALDLQPSAVIVGKPFTNVGDTVKRLKTRRPDEFETSSDMLANIIGDNSYASAEQLNERFWKKFSQSNYPNTTFAIAYMEQDDYDGHAFEKLLSYMSDKTIHIYGKGYTGRHNDNSRSVKQWFISQYHRLLSEKFGRRLS; this is encoded by the coding sequence ATGAGTAAAGACTTAAAAATTCTCCAGGTCGGAGAGAGCGATTGGTCAGAGATAGCAGGCGTTGAACTGCCTGAAGCACTTGACTGGCTCTTTTGTAAGCCTGATGAGATAGAAGAACTATTGACCAAAGAACGGCAAGAAAAACTGGCAACCATGCTTAAAAAAGGGAATATCGAGGAAGACAGTGAGATTGCTCTTGAGGAGATTCCTGTGAGCTTCTCTGGTGTTATGCTGACTAGCCCTGTAGCAGAGGACTCGCTTGCACCCTTGATGGATACGGTGGAAGCCTATGCTGTTTTTCATGATGAAAAGACCATCTTAGAAAAAGCGCAAAAAAGAGGTTTCTTTCGTCGCAAGGTCATTCGTGAGTTACGTGTTGATGGCAATTACCAGCAACTTTTTGACTATCTTGCCATGAACCTTTTTCGTGGGCAGTATGGCGCTAAGCTGAAGATAGGTGAGATAGACGTTGTCCCAGATGTTCAAGATAAGGTCACTTACTTTGGTAACAAAGAAGCGGTATTTGAGGGTGAATTTGGCGAGGAATTCACACCACTCTTTTCTTTTCGTTATGGTTTTCCAAGCTTTGCCATGGGCATTGAAATTTGGCAAGAGTATACAAAGAGTGAAGGTGTTGACGTTTACTGGCTTATAGAAGGGCTTCAAGCAGGCTCTCTAGGGGATATCAAAAGACGTTTTATCATTTCAGAAAAACAGTTTAGAGCACCTTATATTATATCTCCGATGGAAGGCGTTGGGGCTTATAATGTTACGGTTTATGCTAAGGGAGCAGGTAAGCTGTCCATTGGGGCGCTTCATTGGCGCTACTCTCGGATGGGACTGGGGCGTTTTGTGCTAGGTGGTAAGCGTATCGCAGACAGCAAGCGTCAAGAGCTCTTTTATTACTTTAACCCAGGTGATATGAAGCCACCACTCAATGTCTATTTCTCAGGTTTTCGTGGTGCTGAAGGGTTTGAGGGATTTTTCATGATGAAACGTCTGGGAGCTCCATTTTTGCTAGTAGCTGACCCGAGACTTGAGGGTGGTTGCTTTTATATGGGAACCAAAAAATTAGAAGAACAGCTAGTTGCTGCTATCAAAGGTACTCTTGATGACTTGGGATTTGCGGAGTCAGACCTTGTCTTGTCTGGGCTGTCTATGGGAGCTTACGGGGCTGTCTACTATGCTTTAGACTTGCAACCATCAGCTGTTATTGTCGGAAAACCCTTTACCAATGTCGGAGATACGGTCAAACGTCTAAAGACCAGACGCCCAGATGAATTTGAGACCAGCTCAGATATGTTAGCTAACATCATAGGAGACAATAGCTACGCTTCTGCAGAGCAACTCAACGAGCGTTTTTGGAAAAAATTTTCACAGTCAAACTACCCCAACACTACCTTTGCCATAGCTTATATGGAGCAGGATGACTACGATGGCCATGCCTTTGAAAAACTTTTGAGTTACATGTCTGATAAAACCATTCACATCTATGGAAAAGGCTACACGGGGCGTCACAATGACAATAGTCGCTCTGTCAAGCAGTGGTTCATCAGTCAGTACCATCGTCTCCTCAGCGAAAAATTCGGAAGGAGATTGTCATGA
- the secY2 gene encoding accessory Sec system protein translocase subunit SecY2, which translates to MLSFLRRKFAHSLFVQKMLWTLLIIFVYMLGQRIPIPTVKLDSTLFQDKNVQALMQNLSALSGAQLSSLTLFSLGLGPWMTAQILLRTLTVFEVSFIKNMTQDGRNRFMMFLTLLVSLIQAFGMTVSAQYSMLSQTGFYTETVARLATISLMVAGSMILMWLANMNTLKGIGGAIVIILTNMTTGLISNIVTYVTQTKWTWASIATQGAIFALVLYVLIMIAIITYRAEYRIAIKRVNAPLRSRLADAYIPIRLNPAGAMPFMYGMTLMTLPPLLFQGLAGLFPKVTIFKTLATGTSIQTLTGVVCYVIILYILAVGFTYYNYDAGDIADNMRNNGDYIEGVRPGIATRKYLQKRISFFGQIGAIVVCVMGGGPMLANVLAAGQVSLALVVTNVYIIASFMLGLIEQVSNMRLWKKYKQLL; encoded by the coding sequence ATGTTATCATTTTTGAGAAGGAAGTTTGCGCATTCCTTATTTGTTCAGAAGATGCTCTGGACCTTGCTCATTATTTTTGTGTATATGTTGGGACAGCGCATCCCTATACCTACTGTCAAGCTTGATAGCACCCTTTTTCAGGATAAAAATGTTCAAGCGCTAATGCAAAATCTGTCTGCTCTGTCTGGTGCACAGCTGAGCAGTCTTACTCTATTTTCACTAGGACTTGGACCTTGGATGACAGCGCAGATCTTGCTGAGAACTTTAACCGTTTTTGAGGTGTCCTTTATCAAAAATATGACCCAAGACGGGCGCAATCGTTTTATGATGTTTTTGACCCTTCTGGTTAGTTTGATACAGGCGTTTGGGATGACGGTGTCTGCTCAGTATAGCATGCTGTCGCAAACAGGCTTTTATACTGAGACAGTGGCACGTCTAGCGACGATAAGTCTGATGGTTGCGGGTTCGATGATTTTGATGTGGCTAGCCAATATGAATACTCTTAAAGGTATTGGTGGCGCTATTGTCATAATCCTCACCAATATGACGACAGGGCTCATCTCAAATATCGTGACTTATGTCACACAGACCAAGTGGACATGGGCGAGCATAGCGACTCAAGGAGCAATTTTTGCTCTGGTTTTGTACGTGCTTATCATGATTGCTATTATCACTTATCGGGCAGAGTATCGGATAGCGATTAAGCGGGTCAATGCGCCGCTTAGAAGTCGGCTAGCTGATGCTTACATCCCTATTCGCCTCAATCCAGCAGGTGCTATGCCTTTTATGTACGGGATGACCTTGATGACACTACCGCCTTTACTTTTCCAAGGTTTAGCTGGTCTCTTTCCAAAAGTAACGATTTTTAAGACGCTTGCGACAGGCACGTCTATACAGACCTTGACAGGGGTGGTGTGTTATGTCATTATTCTCTATATTTTAGCGGTTGGTTTTACTTATTATAACTATGACGCAGGCGATATCGCTGATAATATGCGCAATAACGGTGATTACATCGAGGGCGTTCGTCCTGGAATTGCGACACGCAAATACCTGCAAAAGCGTATCAGCTTTTTTGGGCAAATCGGTGCTATTGTTGTTTGTGTGATGGGTGGTGGACCTATGCTGGCTAATGTCCTTGCTGCAGGTCAAGTCAGTCTAGCCCTTGTCGTGACCAATGTTTATATCATCGCTAGTTTTATGCTGGGCTTGATTGAGCAAGTGTCCAATATGCGCCTATGGAAGAAATACAAGCAGTTGTTGTAA
- the asp3 gene encoding accessory Sec system protein Asp3, which produces MTYKQIAIITLDDIHTDNVYTYGSEIHMEGGSVHFKNPLMPPSRPIFKWSSRYNYQGNRRSPELPLLTPEKKYKLEVVAQSIPANRFYLKLAFSNRQGEVIGQYVQRSDSDSFTCPKDTFTYTITLYGAGCEQVIFERFILFEEDVICPIVIEEKRSASYAPLERPSFLQLVEPLLETNEEKKG; this is translated from the coding sequence ATGACCTATAAGCAAATAGCTATCATTACCTTGGATGATATCCATACAGATAATGTCTACACCTATGGCTCTGAGATTCATATGGAGGGTGGCAGTGTTCACTTTAAAAATCCGCTCATGCCACCAAGTCGCCCGATTTTCAAGTGGTCGTCTCGCTACAACTATCAAGGCAATCGTAGAAGCCCAGAGCTACCTCTTCTCACACCTGAGAAAAAGTATAAGCTAGAGGTTGTAGCACAGTCTATTCCTGCTAATCGCTTTTACCTCAAACTCGCCTTTAGCAATCGTCAAGGGGAAGTGATTGGACAGTACGTCCAAAGAAGTGATAGCGATAGCTTTACTTGTCCCAAGGACACCTTCACTTATACGATTACTTTGTATGGGGCAGGCTGTGAGCAGGTTATTTTTGAGCGATTTATCTTGTTTGAGGAGGATGTGATTTGCCCGATTGTGATAGAGGAGAAGCGCTCAGCTTCTTATGCTCCTCTTGAGCGCCCTAGTTTTTTACAGCTTGTGGAGCCACTCCTTGAGACAAATGAAGAAAAGAAAGGATAA
- the gtfB gene encoding accessory Sec system glycosylation chaperone GtfB, which yields MIKLYDWLSQDSLDLDYSLNQAGFSGQTIVINENGFLPEGMTSPYAYFCGFEKAENSRPLYFNELPVPDFWQIAGNNSQGEVFNYSEKKATIFYAEPKHLRYIQNVDWLGADGKARFTDHYNQYGWRFARTQFTGNQEATVKTYFNQEGQEILVENFKTGTIILNWKDKVHFFKNRVELLDFYFDLLAFDTSAIWFNSLSTPFFLSRYIGGAGNDVLFWQEGIGDAIPRNMQSIFNHPEDRVKRIIVQRKDAYDKLLSLLPSAQHERVHYLGYTYPEKKQPTGKKDILILTNSDQIEHLEDLVVGLSNFTFHIGALTEMSQRLTSFSRYDNVVLYPNLPAQKAHELFEKCDLYFDINHGSSILDSVRQAFEYNQIIFAYNNTSHDRDLTLPAHIFAPEETQRLIDTVRGLGDHAQVARQQREETIFESSDTYRKVLG from the coding sequence ATGATTAAACTCTATGACTGGCTAAGCCAAGACAGCCTAGACCTAGATTATTCGCTCAATCAAGCAGGCTTTAGCGGACAGACCATTGTCATCAATGAAAACGGCTTTTTACCAGAGGGCATGACCTCGCCTTATGCTTATTTCTGCGGTTTTGAAAAAGCAGAAAACAGCCGTCCACTCTATTTCAATGAACTGCCTGTGCCAGATTTTTGGCAAATCGCAGGCAATAACAGCCAAGGAGAGGTCTTTAATTATAGCGAGAAGAAAGCGACTATTTTTTACGCCGAGCCAAAACATCTGCGCTACATTCAAAATGTTGATTGGCTAGGTGCAGATGGCAAAGCTCGCTTCACCGACCATTACAATCAATACGGCTGGCGCTTTGCTAGAACACAGTTTACAGGCAACCAAGAGGCGACCGTCAAGACTTATTTCAACCAAGAGGGTCAAGAAATCCTTGTCGAAAACTTCAAGACAGGAACCATTATCCTCAATTGGAAAGATAAGGTGCATTTCTTTAAAAATCGTGTGGAGTTGCTCGATTTCTACTTTGATTTGCTCGCCTTTGACACGTCTGCCATTTGGTTTAACTCCTTGTCGACACCATTCTTTTTGTCCCGCTATATCGGAGGGGCAGGCAATGACGTGCTCTTTTGGCAGGAGGGAATCGGTGACGCTATTCCTAGGAATATGCAGTCGATTTTCAATCATCCAGAGGACCGTGTCAAGCGTATCATCGTTCAGAGAAAGGACGCCTATGACAAGCTATTGTCGCTGTTGCCAAGCGCACAGCATGAACGTGTTCACTATCTAGGCTACACTTATCCAGAGAAGAAACAGCCGACAGGGAAAAAAGATATCTTGATTTTGACTAACTCTGACCAGATTGAGCATTTGGAGGATTTGGTTGTGGGCTTGTCAAACTTTACCTTCCATATCGGAGCTCTAACCGAGATGTCACAGCGCTTAACAAGCTTTTCTCGCTATGACAATGTGGTTCTCTATCCCAACCTTCCTGCGCAAAAAGCGCATGAGCTGTTTGAAAAGTGTGACCTGTACTTTGATATCAACCACGGCAGCAGTATCTTAGACAGCGTCCGCCAAGCTTTTGAGTACAATCAAATCATATTTGCTTATAACAATACCAGCCACGACCGTGATCTTACTCTTCCTGCGCATATCTTTGCACCAGAGGAGACGCAGCGCTTGATTGATACCGTTCGTGGACTAGGTGACCATGCTCAAGTAGCGAGACAGCAGAGAGAAGAGACGATTTTTGAAAGCTCTGACACTTATCGAAAAGTCCTAGGTTAG
- the secA2 gene encoding accessory Sec system translocase SecA2 produces the protein MAATEKSSLLNRYRLYKLRRILAKINALASHYKDLSDEELKAETNRFKQRLAAGETLDAILPEAFATIREANRRILGMFPFDVQVLGGIVLHQGKIAEMRTGEGKTLTATMPLYLNALTGKGAILVTVNDYLAKRDAEEMKPVYEFLGLSVGVGVFDEDEDPSTEVKKAVYDSDIVYSTSTALGFDYLTDNLVGDQNSKFLRPFNYVIVDEVDAVLLDMAQTPLIISGSPRVPSNFYQVADLFVQTLKEDEEYKYKKDDKVVYLTDKGADYAQTFFEIDDLYSEASRELYRQIMLALRAHKLYKKDYDYVVVDDEVKLLDNRTGRVLEGTRMQSGIHQAIETKEGVKNTKETRATASVTYQSLFNMFPKISGMTGTGKTAEDELIDTYQLEVVVIPTNRPVQRIDYPDKVYTTLPEKLYATIEEVKSIHATGQPILLISGTVEVAEIYSRMLLQEGIAHNLLTAKNAAKEVQIVKEAGQIGNVTVATPMAARGTDIKLGDNVDDLGGLAVIGTERLQNRRQDLQVMGRAGRQGAPGRSQFFVSLEDELLLTNGPSWAKTYFEKRSQTKHKYYGQELTKGRFKRAVNHAQAISEDKEVSARANTVQLGESLDVQRNLIYQLRDKVMFNDIPVRRYIDTIFEEEIERVARDMRTKNRHDLRRYILDNYAYHFVEMPSSVDTQKPETVKNLLWHLYQSEKDKKEAFLFSVKQIYEFYCLSILKAIDEAWVEEVDHLQQLKGIVNTRPIGQRNNIVEYNMESYDIYQYMGEDVKHMVVRNVMLSTLNKDKDGHLSIYYV, from the coding sequence ATGGCAGCTACAGAAAAAAGTTCTTTATTGAACCGCTATCGTCTCTACAAACTGCGACGCATTTTAGCTAAAATCAATGCCTTAGCCTCTCATTACAAGGACTTGTCTGATGAAGAGCTGAAAGCTGAAACCAATCGTTTTAAACAGCGTTTAGCAGCTGGTGAGACGCTAGACGCTATCTTGCCAGAGGCTTTTGCGACTATCCGAGAGGCAAATCGCAGGATTTTAGGCATGTTTCCCTTTGATGTCCAAGTGCTCGGAGGTATCGTCCTTCATCAAGGCAAAATCGCTGAGATGCGCACGGGTGAGGGAAAAACGCTGACTGCCACCATGCCCCTCTATCTCAATGCTCTGACAGGAAAGGGCGCTATTCTTGTAACGGTCAATGATTATCTGGCTAAGCGTGACGCTGAGGAAATGAAGCCTGTCTATGAGTTTTTGGGGCTGAGTGTCGGTGTGGGCGTCTTTGATGAGGATGAAGATCCGAGTACCGAGGTTAAAAAAGCGGTCTATGATTCTGACATCGTCTATTCAACCAGCACAGCTCTTGGTTTTGATTACCTAACGGATAATCTCGTTGGTGACCAAAACAGCAAGTTTTTGCGTCCTTTTAACTATGTTATCGTCGATGAGGTAGATGCAGTGCTTCTCGATATGGCGCAGACACCGCTTATCATCTCGGGTTCGCCTCGTGTGCCGTCCAATTTTTATCAAGTGGCGGATTTGTTTGTACAGACGTTAAAGGAAGATGAGGAGTACAAGTACAAAAAAGATGACAAAGTCGTTTATCTGACCGATAAAGGTGCCGACTACGCTCAGACCTTTTTTGAGATTGATGACCTCTATAGTGAGGCTTCTCGTGAGCTTTACCGGCAAATCATGCTGGCGCTTAGAGCGCACAAGCTCTATAAAAAAGATTATGACTATGTTGTGGTTGATGACGAGGTCAAATTATTAGATAATAGAACAGGGCGTGTCCTTGAGGGAACTAGAATGCAATCAGGCATTCACCAAGCTATAGAGACAAAAGAGGGTGTCAAAAACACCAAGGAAACCCGTGCGACAGCCTCTGTGACCTACCAGTCTCTCTTTAACATGTTTCCTAAAATCTCTGGCATGACTGGAACAGGAAAGACAGCCGAAGATGAGCTGATTGACACCTATCAGCTAGAGGTGGTAGTTATTCCCACCAATCGCCCTGTACAGCGGATTGACTATCCAGATAAGGTCTATACGACTTTACCTGAAAAGCTCTATGCCACTATCGAGGAGGTCAAGTCCATTCACGCAACGGGACAGCCGATTTTACTCATCTCAGGAACGGTTGAAGTGGCGGAGATTTACTCACGCATGCTCCTTCAAGAAGGTATTGCCCACAATCTCTTGACCGCTAAAAATGCGGCTAAGGAAGTCCAGATTGTCAAAGAGGCTGGGCAGATCGGCAACGTCACTGTCGCAACACCAATGGCGGCACGTGGGACAGACATCAAGCTAGGTGATAATGTCGATGACCTTGGTGGGCTTGCGGTTATCGGTACAGAGCGCCTGCAAAATCGTAGGCAAGACCTGCAAGTCATGGGACGAGCAGGCAGACAAGGTGCCCCAGGCAGGTCACAGTTTTTTGTCTCCCTTGAGGATGAACTTCTCCTTACAAATGGTCCCAGCTGGGCGAAGACTTATTTTGAAAAGCGCAGCCAGACCAAGCACAAGTACTACGGACAAGAGTTGACCAAAGGACGCTTCAAGCGTGCCGTCAATCACGCCCAAGCTATCAGTGAGGATAAGGAAGTCTCTGCTCGAGCTAATACCGTACAACTCGGTGAGAGCCTAGATGTTCAGAGAAACCTCATCTATCAACTACGAGACAAGGTCATGTTTAATGACATTCCTGTACGAAGATATATCGATACCATTTTTGAAGAAGAGATTGAACGTGTCGCAAGGGACATGAGAACCAAAAATCGTCATGACTTGCGTCGCTATATTTTAGATAATTATGCCTATCATTTTGTAGAGATGCCTAGCAGCGTAGACACACAAAAGCCCGAGACTGTAAAGAATCTCCTGTGGCATCTCTACCAGAGTGAAAAAGACAAAAAAGAAGCCTTTCTTTTTTCTGTTAAGCAGATATATGAGTTTTATTGTCTGTCGATATTAAAAGCCATTGACGAAGCGTGGGTAGAGGAGGTTGACCACCTGCAGCAGCTAAAAGGTATCGTCAATACTCGTCCTATCGGACAGCGTAACAATATCGTGGAGTACAATATGGAGTCCTACGACATTTACCAGTATATGGGTGAGGATGTCAAGCATATGGTTGTGCGCAATGTCATGCTGAGTACGCTTAACAAGGATAAAGACGGGCACTTATCCATTTATTATGTATAA
- the gtfA gene encoding accessory Sec system glycosyltransferase GtfA, with product MTLYNINLGIGWASSGVEYAQAYRASVLRELGVESKFIFTDMIVTENIEHLTANLGFRDDEIIWLYSFFTDVKIAKTSFTLADLEKTIDMPLSRVERTGKAVRYFYDDDDMFITAYANDETSDIIQRVEYVSKGVLVRKDYFTYTRLFSEYYAPKNKRAEVYQRTFFNEDGTVAYTENRDGDNSVFIFKDRILYSKDELVTYMLECLELTENDIVILDRATGIGQSVFQHHGKARLAVVIHAEHFSENSTTDKTILWNNYYEYQFTNSDKVDAFIASTDVQKNLLEQQFSQYTNRRPKVYTIPVGSLERLRGQENAKRKPYSLVTASRLASEKHIDWLVQAVVLAHQELPEVTLDIYGSGGQESLLRDLISKNKAQDYIHLKGHHDLTDIYQNYEAYVAASTSEGFGLTLMEAVGSGLPIIGLDVRYGNQTFVDDGKNGYLIPREEPDDAAVMAKAFAQKIIQLFKEADLAQFHEHSYQIAEGFLQDQITAKWQNFIEEVSHD from the coding sequence ATGACACTTTATAACATCAATTTAGGCATTGGTTGGGCAAGTAGTGGTGTTGAATACGCCCAAGCCTATCGTGCCAGTGTCCTAAGAGAGCTTGGTGTAGAGAGCAAGTTTATTTTTACGGACATGATTGTCACTGAAAATATTGAACACCTAACAGCCAATCTCGGCTTTAGAGACGATGAGATTATCTGGCTCTATTCCTTTTTTACCGATGTCAAAATCGCAAAAACCAGCTTTACGCTAGCGGATTTGGAAAAGACCATTGACATGCCTTTATCTCGTGTGGAGCGTACAGGCAAGGCGGTGCGTTATTTTTACGATGATGATGACATGTTTATCACAGCTTATGCAAATGATGAGACCAGTGACATCATCCAGCGTGTCGAGTATGTGTCAAAGGGCGTTTTAGTGCGTAAGGACTACTTTACCTACACGAGGCTCTTTAGCGAATACTACGCTCCTAAAAACAAGCGTGCTGAGGTTTACCAGCGTACTTTTTTTAATGAAGATGGTACTGTCGCCTACACGGAAAACCGAGATGGTGATAACAGTGTCTTTATCTTCAAAGACCGCATTCTTTACTCTAAGGATGAGTTAGTGACTTACATGCTAGAGTGTTTAGAGCTGACAGAAAATGACATCGTTATTCTTGACCGTGCCACAGGTATTGGGCAGAGCGTTTTTCAGCACCACGGCAAGGCTCGCCTAGCGGTCGTCATTCATGCCGAGCATTTTAGTGAAAATAGCACCACGGATAAAACCATCCTTTGGAACAACTACTACGAGTACCAGTTCACAAATAGCGATAAAGTTGACGCTTTCATCGCCTCAACTGATGTGCAAAAGAACTTACTTGAACAGCAGTTTAGCCAGTACACCAATCGTCGTCCCAAGGTCTATACTATCCCAGTTGGTAGCCTAGAGCGCCTACGTGGGCAAGAAAATGCCAAACGCAAGCCTTACTCGCTCGTAACTGCCTCTCGTCTTGCCAGTGAAAAGCACATTGATTGGCTGGTGCAGGCAGTAGTTTTGGCGCACCAAGAGTTGCCAGAAGTGACACTTGATATCTACGGTTCAGGTGGACAAGAATCCCTTTTACGAGACTTGATTAGCAAAAACAAAGCACAGGACTACATCCACCTCAAAGGGCACCATGATTTGACAGACATTTATCAAAACTACGAAGCTTACGTTGCGGCTTCAACCAGCGAGGGCTTTGGCTTGACGCTTATGGAGGCTGTTGGCTCTGGTTTGCCGATTATCGGCTTAGATGTCCGTTATGGCAATCAAACCTTTGTTGATGATGGCAAAAACGGCTATCTCATCCCTCGAGAGGAACCTGATGACGCTGCTGTCATGGCAAAAGCCTTCGCCCAAAAAATCATCCAACTCTTTAAAGAAGCTGACCTTGCGCAGTTCCATGAGCACAGCTATCAGATAGCAGAGGGCTTTTTACAAGACCAAATCACAGCCAAATGGCAAAACTTCATCGAGGAGGTGTCTCATGATTAA
- the asp1 gene encoding accessory Sec system protein Asp1 translates to MFYFIPSWYNPSRQWYDDTPTWSRVYDKMEFDDTINQLKMFQQAQEKCALLVLSYRPQLRYFLHKQDLQATAYWSFFDDIQNISRTHTKKIDFKRLNWGEGVSFLYSPFIVLVRKEGKTIASVYFAENGNVLTIDKEKDGVITESYVFDDRGFLSSYIAYKKGEAIYQDYLNENGVWQVREYLHQDGFIAINPEADKLFSKTLYQSWEELLRERLELFSSCQMTETDTLIIASDPRHNAFLTSVFLSYSKVFSFFGDRCSLSDTAQLTAVSEAADLIVTEKKETHDALINSLKLSTLPEGKRPSVLVSTPFDTRLRLGHSQSQKELEIYFFIDTINLEKRQRVLKRLLALMERSDAIKLIIASYDRALDANALKKDINQLIDEAFDSARFFSSVKDSGENQIDVSEEEDNDRVSVELITSETQIIGLLDHVRLVIDLGEKPDLYTQIASISAGIPQINHVQTEYVSHQKNGWIARTEEELEKAVHYYFDGLRHWNDSLVYAVEKMGDYTSGQLLARWKEALEKKREYE, encoded by the coding sequence ATGTTTTATTTTATTCCCTCGTGGTACAATCCTAGTCGTCAGTGGTACGATGATACACCGACTTGGTCACGTGTTTATGACAAGATGGAGTTTGACGACACCATCAATCAACTCAAGATGTTTCAGCAAGCACAGGAAAAGTGCGCACTTTTGGTGCTGAGTTATCGTCCACAACTACGCTATTTTCTCCATAAGCAGGATTTGCAAGCGACAGCTTACTGGTCCTTTTTTGACGATATCCAAAATATCTCACGCACGCACACGAAAAAGATAGATTTTAAGCGCTTGAATTGGGGGGAGGGCGTGTCCTTTCTCTACTCGCCTTTCATTGTCTTGGTGCGTAAGGAAGGTAAGACCATTGCTAGTGTTTATTTTGCTGAAAATGGTAATGTCCTTACGATTGATAAGGAAAAAGATGGCGTGATAACAGAGTCCTATGTCTTTGACGATAGAGGCTTTCTCTCTAGCTATATCGCCTATAAAAAGGGCGAAGCCATCTACCAAGACTATCTCAATGAAAACGGTGTCTGGCAGGTGCGTGAATACCTCCACCAAGATGGCTTTATCGCTATCAATCCAGAAGCGGACAAGTTGTTTTCAAAAACACTTTATCAGTCCTGGGAGGAGTTATTGAGAGAACGTTTGGAGCTTTTTTCAAGCTGTCAAATGACAGAAACAGACACACTTATCATCGCAAGCGACCCACGTCACAATGCCTTTTTGACCAGCGTCTTTTTGTCCTATAGCAAGGTCTTCTCCTTTTTTGGAGACAGGTGCAGTCTCTCTGATACAGCACAATTAACGGCTGTTTCTGAAGCAGCAGATTTGATTGTCACGGAAAAGAAAGAGACCCACGACGCTCTAATCAATAGCCTCAAGCTGAGCACTCTGCCAGAAGGGAAGCGTCCAAGTGTGCTAGTGTCAACACCTTTTGATACACGCTTACGGCTTGGGCATAGCCAATCTCAAAAAGAGCTTGAGATTTATTTTTTCATTGACACCATTAACCTTGAGAAGCGTCAGCGTGTTCTCAAGCGACTATTAGCATTGATGGAGAGAAGTGACGCTATCAAGCTCATCATCGCTAGTTATGATAGAGCACTAGACGCCAATGCTCTCAAAAAAGACATCAATCAATTGATTGACGAAGCGTTTGATTCTGCTCGCTTTTTCTCAAGTGTCAAAGACAGCGGGGAAAATCAGATTGATGTGTCAGAGGAAGAGGACAATGACAGAGTGAGCGTTGAGTTGATAACCAGTGAGACACAGATTATCGGTCTGCTTGACCATGTGCGCTTGGTCATTGACCTTGGTGAAAAGCCTGACCTTTATACCCAGATAGCGAGTATCAGTGCGGGGATTCCGCAGATTAACCACGTGCAGACAGAGTATGTTTCGCATCAAAAAAATGGCTGGATAGCAAGGACAGAAGAAGAGCTAGAAAAAGCGGTGCATTATTACTTTGACGGTCTGCGTCATTGGAATGACAGCTTAGTCTATGCTGTTGAGAAGATGGGAGACTACACCAGCGGTCAGTTGTTAGCCCGCTGGAAGGAAGCCTTAGAGAAGAAGAGGGAGTATGAGTAA